The Stigmatella ashevillena genomic sequence CCCTGGACGCGCGCGAAGAGAGCCCCACCTATATGGTGGTGACGCTGACGCGCAAACGCTCGGGGGCGACGGCCCAGCACTATGTGGTGCCGGTGGTGAATGGCACGGCCATGCTCGGCCACGAGCCGTGCAGCGGGGCCTTCGCCTTCGAGGATGGGAAGAGCTACCGGGCGCGGGTGGAAGTCTTTGATGCGGCGGGCAACCTGGCCCCGGCGGTGCCCCCGATGGACTTCGAGGCGCCTGCTGCGCCTCCGGGTGGATAGGAGGGTCGATGACGTTGGACGTGGAGAAGGTGGAGCAGCTGAAGGTGCGGATGGCGGAGTTCATCCGGCAACTGCAGGACGAGATCTGCGCGGGGCTGGAGAAGCTGGAGGGCAAGGCGCGCTTCCGGGAGGATGCCTGGACGCGTGCGGGTGGCGGCGGCGGGCGCTCGCGGGTGCTGGAAGGTGGCGCGGTGCTGGAGAAGGCCGGGGTGAACACCTCGGTGGTGTACGGCCAGTTGGAGGAGGCCTTTGCCCACAAGCTTCAGGGGCAGGGGCTTCAGTTCTGGGCCGGAGGGCTGTCGCTGGTGCTCCATCCGCGCAACCCGCACGTGCCCACCGTTCACGCCAACTTCCGCTTCATCCACCAGGGGCCCAAGGCGTGGTTCGGGGGCGGCGCGGACCTGACGCCCTACTACCTCTATGACGAGGACGCGGTGCACTTCCACCGGACGTTGAAGGCGGTGTGCGACCGGTATGATCCGGCCTACTACCCGCTCTTCAAGAGCACCTGTGACAAGTACTTCTACCTGCGCCACCGGGAGGAGTGCCGTGGGGTGGGCGGGCTGTTCTTCGAGGACCTGGGCGGGCAGGATCTGGAGCGCGAGCTGGCGTTCGTGATGGAGGCGGGCCGCGCGTTCCTGCCGGCGTACCTGCCCATCGCCGAGCGCCGCAAGGACACCGCCTCCACCGAGCCGCAGCGCTTCTGGCAGGAGGTCCGCCGTGGGCGCTACGTGGAGTTCAACCTCGTGTATGACCGGGGCACGGTGTTCGGTCTGGAGACGAAGGGGCGCACGGAATCCATCCTCATGTCGCTGCCGCCCCAGGTTCGGTGGCTCTATGACCACCACCCGGTGCCTGGCAGCGAGGAGGCGCGGTTGCTCGACGTGCTGCGAACCCCTCGGGACTGGGCCGCTGGAGGCCAGGAAAGGTAAGGAGTGCCCGTGAAGACGACGCAGGACGGTCCGCGCCGGAGGCCGGGAAGGACGCTGGCGCTCGTGCTCGCGGTGCTGGCCGGGGTGCCGTTGCTGGCAGCAGGAGGGGTCTTTCTGTACCTGATGGGGAAGCGGGCCCAGGCGCCGGATCCGGACAACGCGCTGCGCGTCGAGGCAGGGAGGGACACGGCCCCCGCCGAAGAGGCTCGCATCAACGTGCTGGCCTTGTGCGATGCGGTGCAGATGTACCGCGCCGAGCACGGCGCCTTCCTGTCGGCAGGGCCCACCCCTCTGGAGGTTCCCCGGGGCGGCCAGGCGGTGTCCTTTCCGCACGATGAGGCCTTCGAGAAGTTGGGGTTCGCCCCGGGAACGGCCGTCCGTTTCCAATACCAGGTGGCGATTCAGGAGAACCCGGTAGGGGAGGCGGAGGTGACCTGCTACGCGCGAGGAGACCTCGACGGAGACGGCCAGAACGCCGTCTACCGGGTGATGTTGGACGCCAACGGGATGACGTCTCCCGTCGAAGTGGAGCGGGAAGGCGAGTAACCGCAAGCCCGGCGCGCAACTTACCGGCTCATCCGCCGAGAATTCGAGAGATGGGTCATGTAGGGGAAATCGGCAGAAGTGGGCGCGGCGGGGCCAGTGAGGCTACCCGTATTGGTCCCGCGCCCACGGCCGAAGGTCCCCGAGAGGGCCGGGGCCGGACGGGCGAGCGTCCGGCCCTGGGTTCCCGATCGGACACCTCCCCGCAGATGCGCCTCCCGGCCACCTTCGCCGACGCCCTCACGCAGGAAAAAGGAGGCCGGGGGACGGCCGTCATGGCCACGCTGATCATGCCCCGGGTGGAGGTGCCTGCCGCCCCGGGGGGCAAAATGCTACCCTCTGAGTCTCCTCAGCAGGCCCCGCAGGGGCCCCCGGTCAGCCCCATGGATACGCCCATCGGTCGTGGCGGTGGCACCCGCATCGTCAAGATGCCCGAAGCCCCTGGTGGCAAGGACCGGACGGGGGAGGGGACCCTGCCGGGGGGTTCGGGCCGCCCTTCCAAGGGCAGTGGAACCACCGCCGGGGGGAGCCGTCAGACGCGGGATGGCTTCGGGGCCGTCCCCACGACGGGCAACCGGCCCGCGCTGGGCCAAGGAGAGGCGCGGGGCCGGGTGCTTCCCGTGGGGGACCTGGTGCCCAAAGGGCTGGAGAAGCTGTTGAGCCAAGAGGGCGTGGCCAAGCGCTTCGCCTCGGACCTGGCCCTGCTCCATCAGCAACTGCGGCCCTCGGAGATGCCCTCCTCGGAGCGGGCACTTCGTGCCTGGGCCTTCTTCACCGCCTACGCCGAGGCCTCCGCGGCCCATGAGCCGACCCAGGAGGGGCGGGAGACCTTCGACAAGGCCCTGAAAGACCAGGGCTTTGGCGAGCTCCGGGACGCCCACACCGGGGAGGACGGACTGGCGTCGGCCCAGTGGGTGCTGGAGGCCTCCAACCCGGAGGAAGCCCGGGCGCGGGCCGAGCAGGTTCAACCCGAGCCCCCCCCGGAGGTGCGCCTCTCGGAGTCCGCGCAGCCGCCCGAAGCCCCGCCCAAGCCCTCGAAGAAAGAGGAAGCCCCCCCCGCGCCCTCGCAAGAGAGCCGGGACAATGCCTTCACCCAGGGGCCTGAGCGCCCGGCCCTGGAGCGCATCCCGGGCCAGGCCGAGTTCGTCCGGATGTCCCCCCTCTCCCCTCCGCCCCAGGTGCTGGTGCCTGCCCGCACGGACGCAGAGCGCTTGGCGGAGGACGAGCCGCCCCTGGACCGCTGGAAGGGCCGTGCCAAGCGGCTGGGCCGCAACATGCTTTGGAATGTCCTTCACCGCTTTCGGGCGGGCCCCGAAGACAGCGCCATCGAAAAGGAGAAGTGGGATCAAATCGCCTTTGGCGCGGTGATGGCCATCGTGGGGATGATGATCCTGATCATCCTGCTGGTGTGCTTGTAGGGCAGCCAGGAGGCAATCTTCCCAGCCGTTCACGGATTTGTTGGGAAAGCGTTCGCCCGTGCTAGGGTGGCATCCCCCTTGGCCACCGACGATCTTACCCTCGTCAAGCGCGTTCGTGACGGCGACCAGCGCGCTTTCAAGCTTCTCGTCGAGCGCTACCAGCGCAAGGTGTACGCCGTCGCGCTCGGCATGCTCAAGGACAAGGAGGAAGCGATGGACGTCTCGCAAGAGGCGTTCGTCAAGGTTTACAAGTACTTGGACCACTTCAAGGGCGACTCGTCCTTCTACACGTGGCTCTACCGCATCACCGTCAACATCTGCATCGATCTCATCCGCAAGCGCGCCGGGGCGGGCGGGGAGGCGGTGGAGTTCGACGAGACCCAGGTGATGGACGTGTCCCAGGCCAACATTGGCGCGCTGGGCAGCCGTCTGGGCACCAATCCCCAGAAGAGCGCCCTGCGCCGGGAACTGGCAGAGAAGATCCAGGAGGCCCTGGCCACCGTGCCCGAGAAGCACCGGGCGATTCTCCTGCTGCGGGAAATCGAGGGCATGTCCTACGAGGAACTCTCGCGCACCCTGGACATCCCCAAGGGCACCGTGATGAGTCGGCTTTTCCACGCGCGCACCAAGGTCCAGAAAATCCTGAGTGAGTACCTGGAGTTGGATGAAGCAAAGAGCGGTGTGGGAAGTGAGTGAGGTGGCTTGGAATATCGGGCGGCCCTCCCCGTCACACCGGAGCAACGTCACTTTTCTGAGAGTGCCGTCACCAACTTTTGAGAGTGTCCAATGGCCGGTAATCCTGCATGCGAGCGGTTCATCCCGTTCCTGTCTCCCTACATTGATGGAGAGCTGACGCCGGCGGAGCGCGTCAACGTGGAGCGCCACCTGTCGGCCTGTAAGGAGTGCATGGGGCGCACGGCGGACTTCCGCGCCGAGTCCGGGCTGCTGCGGGTGGGCCTGGACATGGCGGTGGACGACGTGGACTTCAAGGACTTCACCCAGAAGGTGATGGCCCGGATTACCCCCGAGAAGCCGCCCCTGCTGGAGCGCCTCAAGCTGTCGCTCTCGGAGATGTTCCTCTACCAGCGCACGGCCATGGTCTCCTCGTTGGCCACCGCGGCCGTGTTGACGCTGGTGGCCGTGCCGCTGCTGATGCGCAACCGGGCCCCGGAAGGGTACGGCGCCGAGCGGATGACGGTGCAGCGGGTGAGCACCTATGAGCCCTCCCGGGTGGCGCCCGTGGTGATGGAGACGGACAACGGCGGCGCCATCATCTGGCTTGTGGACCAGGACACACCCGAGAACCTCTCCGGGCAGGATGAGGACTCCGCCTCCGGCCAGGGACTGGAGCGGGACGCGCCGAGGCAGGATGATGCGCCCCGGCCGAAGAATCCGGCGGCACCGCCGGACACCCAGGGAGGTTCCTTGTGAGGACGCACACGCAGGTGGTGCTGACGCTGCTCTCGCTGGCGATGGTGCTGCTGCCCCTGACCGAGGCCCAGGCTCAGCCCCAGACGGTGAAGATCCAGGTGGAGGTGGTGCTCGCCTCCAACAAGGGCGACACGGTGGAGCCCCCCGAGCTGGAGAAGATGAAGGAGCTCTTCCGCAAGCAGAACTTCAGCTTCACCTCCTTCAAGCGGCTGTCGATCGACACCGTCGCCGTCGAGGCCCAGAAGGCCACGGAGATTCGCCTGCCCAACGGCGTCAACGCCTCGCTCAAGTTGCTGGCGCTCAAAGACGGCACCGCCACGGTCCACGTGGACATTCCCCGCCAGTCCGCCATGGACGTGGAGCTGGGACGTCAGGGCTCGGTCTACCAGAAGGCCGGCCGGCATGTGGGCGGCGAGCTCATTCTCGTGCTCTCCCCGCCCACCCAGAAGTAGCGCGCCCTTAAACGGCCAGGCTCTCTTCGGCCTGCTCGGGCAATGCCGCGGGCGGGGGCTTCGGCTGGAGCGTCAGGGGCAGCACCGCGTTCTGGATGGCCACGGTGGGCGGCAAGGGCTCCAGGACAGTGGCCACTTCCTGACGCAGCCCGTTCATCATCGCGTCAAAGGCGGTGTAGGTGCGCTCCACCAGGGCGAGCCCCTGGACGCGCAGCTCCTCGGGCAGCTCCATGGCGCGCAGCCGCCGCTCCATCTCCTCCTCGAATACCTCGTGCTGGGCCTCGACCTGCACGTGAAAGTCCGAGAAGTAACGCAGCCGCTGGCTGCTGCCCTTGGCGGCCACGAGCGTGGCGGTCCGGCTGAAGAAGACGTGGCTCGTGGCCTCCATCGTCAGCACCAACGCGATGCGCAGCCGGTCATCCATGGGCCGGTACACCTCGGAGATGAGCGCGTACGTCGCATCTCGCGTGGAGGTGTGTGCCCGGCCGAACAGGGAACTCACCGTGAGCTGCTTGCCCGTCAGCTCCGCGATGTCCTCGAAGAACCACCGGTCGTGGCCAATCTCCTCCGAGCGGTGCTGCATCGTCAGCTGCTTGAGGGCCGGGTCCGTGATGAAGTGTGCGTTGAGCCGCAGCACGTCTTGAAAGGTCATCACCCAAAAGGCCAGCTTGGGGGCGAAGGCCATGATCTGCTCGATGGGTCGATCGAGCTTCAGATCCTCGAAGAAAGGGTGTTCGGCGAACAGATGCTGCCGCGCTGCGATGTATTCCAGGATGACCTTCATGGACTTCCTCCCGACCTGCCGTTCGTGGCGCCTCACCCGGGTGAGGATGACTGCTATGTAAGGGGGTTCGGGTAAGGGCTACTACCAGGTGATGATATAGGTGCAGGAAGCGTCACCCCGTCGACGGCAGCTCTTGGGATCGTGCTCGATGCGCACCCAGAGCGCGTCCTTGGGCCGGAAGCGATCACACACCGCTTCGATCAACCCCAGGTCCAAGTCGCAGGGATACGGGTTGTCACAGACCATCCGCGCGCTCCGGCGGTCAATCTGCTCGTACCGGTAGTCGCCAATCTTGTCGGTTCCGCGATGATTGAGGTGGTACGCCACGTCGATCGATCGCAGCCCTTTCTCCAGGGAGTCCACGTTCGCTGGGAACCGGGCATTGTCTGGAATCTTCCGGCCAATGGCCCGCACCGTGCTGGGGCCGATCTTCTCGAAGATGAGCTGGAAGGAGTTGAGCAGGCTGGACATGGGGTACCACACGTCCGCCTTCAGCGGGGAGATCCCATTCTCCTCCAGGATGCGAAGCGCCCGCGCCTGGACCACTTCCATGCCGCCGACAATGGCGAGGATGGATTGTCCAACCACCTGGGAGTTCGGGTAGGGATCATTCATCACGGACTTGGCCTTGAGGGGGGGCGCGTTCGATTCCATGGGTCAAGCACCTCAAGACTCGCCCCACACTCCATTGGAACGGTTAAAGCCGTCAAATGCAAATTGCCCAGGATGTAAGACGTTCTGCCCGGGAACGGGTGGCGCGCTGCGGCGACACATGTGTTGTAGCAAGCTGTAATGCACCGAATGTTTCTGTGGCCCTCCGCTTGGGGTGATCCGGTCATTCATTCCGATCATCGCCCGCCTTCTGAAAAAATGTCAGTGCTTTTTCGGCAGGGCTGAACCTCGGATTCCTCGCCAAGCCCAATAAAAACAG encodes the following:
- the hemF gene encoding oxygen-dependent coproporphyrinogen oxidase; the protein is MTLDVEKVEQLKVRMAEFIRQLQDEICAGLEKLEGKARFREDAWTRAGGGGGRSRVLEGGAVLEKAGVNTSVVYGQLEEAFAHKLQGQGLQFWAGGLSLVLHPRNPHVPTVHANFRFIHQGPKAWFGGGADLTPYYLYDEDAVHFHRTLKAVCDRYDPAYYPLFKSTCDKYFYLRHREECRGVGGLFFEDLGGQDLERELAFVMEAGRAFLPAYLPIAERRKDTASTEPQRFWQEVRRGRYVEFNLVYDRGTVFGLETKGRTESILMSLPPQVRWLYDHHPVPGSEEARLLDVLRTPRDWAAGGQER
- a CDS encoding RNA polymerase sigma factor gives rise to the protein MATDDLTLVKRVRDGDQRAFKLLVERYQRKVYAVALGMLKDKEEAMDVSQEAFVKVYKYLDHFKGDSSFYTWLYRITVNICIDLIRKRAGAGGEAVEFDETQVMDVSQANIGALGSRLGTNPQKSALRRELAEKIQEALATVPEKHRAILLLREIEGMSYEELSRTLDIPKGTVMSRLFHARTKVQKILSEYLELDEAKSGVGSE
- a CDS encoding Immediate early protein ICP0; amino-acid sequence: MATLIMPRVEVPAAPGGKMLPSESPQQAPQGPPVSPMDTPIGRGGGTRIVKMPEAPGGKDRTGEGTLPGGSGRPSKGSGTTAGGSRQTRDGFGAVPTTGNRPALGQGEARGRVLPVGDLVPKGLEKLLSQEGVAKRFASDLALLHQQLRPSEMPSSERALRAWAFFTAYAEASAAHEPTQEGRETFDKALKDQGFGELRDAHTGEDGLASAQWVLEASNPEEARARAEQVQPEPPPEVRLSESAQPPEAPPKPSKKEEAPPAPSQESRDNAFTQGPERPALERIPGQAEFVRMSPLSPPPQVLVPARTDAERLAEDEPPLDRWKGRAKRLGRNMLWNVLHRFRAGPEDSAIEKEKWDQIAFGAVMAIVGMMILIILLVCL
- a CDS encoding anti-sigma factor family protein, which translates into the protein MAGNPACERFIPFLSPYIDGELTPAERVNVERHLSACKECMGRTADFRAESGLLRVGLDMAVDDVDFKDFTQKVMARITPEKPPLLERLKLSLSEMFLYQRTAMVSSLATAAVLTLVAVPLLMRNRAPEGYGAERMTVQRVSTYEPSRVAPVVMETDNGGAIIWLVDQDTPENLSGQDEDSASGQGLERDAPRQDDAPRPKNPAAPPDTQGGSL